In Humulus lupulus chromosome 7, drHumLupu1.1, whole genome shotgun sequence, the following are encoded in one genomic region:
- the LOC133792409 gene encoding uncharacterized mitochondrial protein AtMg00300-like — protein MVTMRRELRHGLYILQGDIVIDSTAVSTQIIDKTEMWHKRLGHMSHKGLLELGKQGLLDSKDINDIKFCDTCVIGKSHRLKSSNSIHRTKSILDYIHSDLWGSPQVLFSLGKAHYLLSIIDDYSRKVWVYFLKTKDEAFGKFRE, from the coding sequence ATGGTGACCATGAGAAGAGAGCTTAGACACGGGTTGTACATACTACAAGGAGACATTGTCATAGACTCCACAGCCGTGTCTACACAAATTATAGACAAGACAGAAATGTGGCACAAACGTTTGGGACATATGAGCCACAAAGGACTGCTTGAGTTGGGTAAGCAAGGTCTTTTAGATTCTAAAGATATTAATGATATAAAATTTTGTGATACTTGTGTAATAGGAAAGTCTCATAGATTGAAATCTTCTAATTCAATTCATAGAACTAAAAGCATACTTGATTACATACATTCTGACTTGTGGGGTTCACCACAAGTCCTTTTTTCTCTAGGAAAAGCTCATTACCTCTTGTCTAtaattgatgattactctagaaaGGTTTGGGTTTATTTTCTCAAAACTAAAGATGAAGCTTTTGGAAAATTCAGAGAATGA